The window tttatctatatatagtatcgttgagttagtatcccataacacaagtctcggaacttgctttggggctagctcagtctgtgtgatttgtcctaatatatttgtttataatatatttataataaaactgcagTGTGTCGACGTACATCAATGTCAAGCCTATGTAAACCTACAGATCCGCGACGTTCCGCATCGACGACGCAACGGAGCAGTGAGGCCGCGCTTGGGCCTTAAAAAATCGAACTTAATAGTCCAGCGGCTCGTTATAAGTAGCACGCATAAATAGATAACGGTAtgtctattattattgatCCTGCGTCGACGCCGGCGTATGCCAACATTGCCTTTGCGGGCAGTTCCGCCACCGCTGGTGAAAGTGATCGactataacaatttattcataGCTCATCTGCTCTGGATTCCCCAGGGAGAGCTGTTTGATCCGGTGTCATCCGGAAAAATTACCATAAATTACAATTGCAGTTTTCCGGGTAATATCTGATCgtataaatatgtttgaagcggtggtggtgtattggttatgacgcccgcctgtgaaagctcccaggttcgaattctactcgtgtcaGATatgtttgtacaccaatctgatgtaggtatatatttttatatcatttatttatttatattatgtatttctttttatcgaccaccagtggtttccggtgaaggataacatcgtgaggaaacctgcatactagttgattattaacttgcgtGTGAAATTAAGatccactccattaatagtgccaagaacatttatattgtacttTATCGTCATAATGAatgagttttaattataaaagaaggTAGGTTTACATAtgaaacatataataatgacGGACTTAAGCTATAACTATTAATTACTGGGGAAGTATTAACTTCCcagtaattaattgtaatctgtgctataaataattcattcgtTTCATTTATTGATTCATAAGCTTAAGCTCAAATCAATACAATAGTAGTATTGTCAAAGAGGAAAAATCTAACGATCGGTCGattcatatttcatatattcatattttatataaatttatataaggaTAGATTTAAGCTTAAgcttatgaatgaataaatgaaacgaatgaattatttatagcacagattacaattaattactgGGGAAGTTAATACTTCCCCAGTAATTAATAGTTATAGCTTAAGTCTTTGACATTAGTAGTATTGTCAAAGAGAAAAAATCTAACGATTTTTTACTACTAAAAAAGGGTGCACATTTAACTTACAACGTAACTATGTTCAAATATATGTTCCTATgtttcgggtggaatcttgaaACTCAAGTTTGAAGCAGACATCTTCAAACGATagagctgaaattttgaaatttcacacacgtttaattttgatgacaatgcattattatgataagcatgaccagatggtgcacccaTAAACGGCTctagacgtgggaactcctcaacggtttagtttattatagtatatttttgtcacacattgacaacaataaaagcttgtgtcaaaagtgtcatttgtgtaaaaaaacttttttaaattattttttaagacaaTTTCTTTATGGCCAGagtacacaaaaaatataactattctGCTTTTATTTTTCGGAGAAAGtgtttttgtagttttaagtTGTGAATAAAACCGACggtccctgggctccgacgctgaAGAACGCGACTAAGAaaggaaccgggaaaatgAGATGATAGAACGAGACCAAACCacctgaaatataaaataaaaatttaagtcaaTCTTTATTTGTGTGAACACATTGTTAATTTTGATTGCAGCGGTTGTTGAAATGAATGTGCGTATATAATTGagttattgtatattaatttatgccGTATATATTCTCGTCATGACATCAACAAAAGTCAATGCAAACTGCACGTTGCTAAGAGTACCTAAGTATCAGTTGTAGATAGAACTCGCGCCAAGAGCTTTAgaaggttatttttaaagataaagataaaagataaagAAGAAGCCTATTTAAATTAGAAGCCGTGTTATACGGGTTATAAAAATTAaggtaaatatatgtacatataggTATAGCTTTTTCCGTATGTCAAAGGTTGACTGATAGACAATGCTTTTCATTAAGTCCgtctaaattgtattttaatactaataataataagtttattgaCATGATTGTCCAAAGACTATTTACTCATTTTTgcatgatattaaaatttaaaattttcacagaCAGATctcaacataatatttaatttaaataaggtCAGTTATTGaatttcttaacataaatgtgaaaatactCTTAGTACATAATTGTAATTGAAGCTATATGAGaatgttaattataataaagttgtttaattaaataattcaaaaatctGATAGGgattacattttcaaatctAGGCTTAACTATTTGCGCGTGCTCtattacagacaaacacacaTTCTTCTTACCGTAATTAATTCCATGCCACGCCTAGGAAGCTCAAACGCACCAAAAGTAAGGAGCGAAACCCACACGCGCGATTTAGTATGCGAGGACGCACATAATCATTTCATATCAGTCATTTAGTTCAGAAACCGCAAGCTGTGTGGACAAGTGTCATTCAGACAGCAAAATTGTGACCTATTTCTAATACGGAAGTTCATAGGATGTCCAAATTGTCAGTGACTAAGTTTAGCAAGAAAGCGGGTAGCCCTTTTCATAAACCGAAAGACAGTCAAGAAGACATAGTCGTAGTACATGAAGAAATACAGAAAACACATAAAGAAACTCAGAAGGAGATGCAGAATGAATTGTTGCAGAAAGTGAATAAGAAAACAGCTGAATATCAAGCACACAAACCCAGTTCTGGTGTGTTTACTGAAGTGGTCACTCATGGCGCTTTCACGTCTAAAAACAACAAAGAACAACCTAAATTGGAAACGTCTTCAACACCAGCTAAAGCAGTCAATGGTAATAATGGGTCAAAACTGCTTGGATTCCCATCATCAGCCAATGATCTAGCTCTAGACGCCAAAACGGATTTGGAATCGGACCCAAACATTTCTAAAGAAGTAAAAGAAATGGTTATTGAAAAACTGTTTGCATTGGCGTCTATGGTGCAACACATGTACGAGTCAAAAGTTCGTGTGATGACAGaatatgaaaaattcaaagatacgcatttaaaaaatgaaataagaaGAGAGAAGGAGCACTCGGAacaattgtacaaaataaatatgaactttCAAAATGAAGTGATTCAATCAATGCAGCGATTGAGAAGTGAACTGGATATATCGAGGAATGTTACGAAAGACATCGAGGAGAATAGTACAAGTTCAGGTCGAAAGGATAGTTCCATTGAATTTAGTGCCGCTGAAGATAATCAACACTCCCAAATGAAAATCAACAATAATGTGGAAGAAAACGAATATAAAACAGACTATGAAAATACCGATAACGTAACAAATTTAAACGTTGCGTGATAATTTTTTGcggaattaaaattatttatttttattttaattacttattcaattaataaagaaattctaTATGTTGTTtggaatttgtttgtttacgaGCTCGTCCTTAAAAAGGTAAccaaaatattagaatataatttattctcaGATGATGACGGCAGGATGTGACTGGTCAGTGAggaattttttgataaatatttgctTATGAATAATCTCTCTATACTGCTCGTGTCAGGGTCggcaaaaacatttatatatataaaaaaaataatattgtgaaatGAACGCATAtatcaaaagaaaatgtatagaATGTCTGTATAGTTTTTCCTTGTATtaagtataagtatttgtttgatTTCAAACAAGATTTCAATGTAGATTAAAAATGGTAAATCTCATATGGGCTAGGTTTCGATTTGGTgttaggtaattattttaacaaatctCTGATAGACACAATTCCATTTTCTATTGATTAATCAAGAATCATTTACCATAGATTTCTgttttgtattgaaattattaaatgaaaaacaaattgctcgaagtacctactttacCGATTATCATACTCATATTTAAGACCTGATTTTGCTGACCGTACATTTATTGGTCAAGGCCTTTTATGACATAATGGATAAACAATATGTAGGAGTCGGTGGGCGACGGTGACGTCCACAAGAATTCGATTACCGTTTTGTATGCTCATTATGCCAGCGGATTCGtaatacattgctggtttttcattgtggtaatGAAAatctttcatacaaactacgcaatgttcatgcattcgcgttgGCATCTGTACTAGtttggcgatagtgtgtagccggcaatAGATTCAAGTTAACGTCGAATAAACGTACTGGAGTTGACGAATAGCTTGGCTAATTGCAAAAGGATTGCATTTTTTGTTTCGCAAATATTAGACAGGGTCCATAATGTACCAAACTGTAAAGAGTGTGCCTAGTGCTAAGAGAATTGATGCATAATATGAATCGCAATAGTTAGGAATCTAATTGTCGATCCTGACAGCTATTCGATTAAGAGCTATGCCCGTTGTAGTAAGTGTTGCAtctccgttgttttccatatgtacttattgatattaatgTTCGGTGACGTACGTCTAATCTCCATAAAATTTCTGTGTTTTCGACAGATTTCAAAGCGACGAAGCACATCTGAGCAATGAGTACGAGCTCTTAAAGTGTTGTTTTTGGAATCAGCTTTTTCCTaatcaagaaaattaatttcaataaccAGAGGAATTATAGCTAAAGTAAAAAAGTCTCATGAATTTATGAAAgcaattttatactttttcaaccttaaaaacattgttattattaaagcgAGAGCCACAGATACGACAGGCAACAATTtagcaaattttaatttaataattatttagaacGACAACACAAcacagtgttgccagcaatgAAATAGATGTTCCCGCTTTGTACGGCACGTCAAATACTTCATTATCATCTCATTGGACTAGGCCCGCACGAATAAAACCGGCTCTTCGACCAAAGCCGTCGTGtctttatttaagtaaatatttactgaTTTCAAGTGAACATTTACAGGACAAATACTTGTATATAAAGACTCAATTGTGTGATCAATATTATGAACAAAATCATAAAGCAATCGTTTAAAAAGTCATCAAGTACGTGAGGAAAAGGTTTGTAAAATGATCTGtttctaagtaaataaaatcgaacAACTTGTTGAGATAAGCTTATAAGGCAAGGGTCAagataaacataaaatcaatGCAAACgctagaattattttattcataagttAGAGTTATAGttaataggtactattttGTTGGTATGAATAAAGACTGACTATTTGTAATGTCTTGCCATACCATGCTACCGTTTTCCTCAAAATCTATGTCTAAGTATAGAACCAAATAATGCACGAGTTTGATTTTGTATGCATGTCATttcatataatgtttttttctataaaccGCTTAGCACTTTTTATCACtaataaattgttatcttACAATTTCAGGTGAACCATGTCGAGATGGGTAATCCTATTGATATCTGTACTATTCTCAACGAGAGTCACAGCAAAATTATCATGTTCAAGAACAGGGGAAAGAGATATTGTATGCACAGCAGGAGGCACAAATTACATACTAGAAAGAGGCTTGGTGTCAGACCAAAATGGAATAACTGGAATTCATTTACATTCCTGCAGAATaacgcaaataaaaatagagtCTTTCAAAGGTCTACCATCGCTGGAATATCTTGACCTATCACATAATTTCATTTCGAATCTTGATTTAGGCGTTTTGGATGAAATGCATGATATGAGGGCCTTGAATTTGTCTCATAATTCTATAAAATCATTGCCACTAGGACTTTTTGATCAAGTACCTAATCTTGAAGTTCTGGATTTAAAAGCAAATGATTTGAAAAGACTACAAAAGACTATATTTGCTCCATTGACTAAAATAAGACACTTGGATTTGAGTAGTAGCATTCTGATAGGAGGAGAAACGAGTGTAGATATTTTTGAGaacaataaagtaattaagttTTTGGATTTATCAAGGAATGATATGTCAGATGCACCTGAAAATTTGTTGAGAACATTTACGCAGATTGATTTTTTGAACCTTGACAGATGCTTCCTGAACGAAGTGCCGTCTTTCGCCATTAAGATCAATTTGAGGACAATGAAACATTTGATTTTGTCGACGAACCAAATCACAAAATTGGATGACCCTAAGacgttttttaatttagataacCTCGAGATTTTGAATCTAGCCGAAAATGCGATAGAGAGTATATCAGATAACATTTTTAAGCCTTTAAAGAAACTCAAGTTTATAGCtttgagaaataataatttaagaactaTACCAGACAcgttattcaaaaatatgcCAAAATTGGTAGTAGTATATTTgcagaataatttattagaatcTCTTCCAGTAAATGCTTTTAAGAGTTCAGGCGTGAAAACATTGAATGTAGGAGGAAATAAGATAACTTATTTGGTGGACAATTTCTGTTTGGAGTTGAAAAATTCTGGGACAAGTTTGAGGAAATTCATGTTCACAAATAATCCTTGGCAGTGTCCGTGTCTACTGGATGTATTGGCTGAACTAAACAGGATGGGGATCGAATATAATCCAGATAAGTTTGACGGCAAACATAAAGTGTGTGTGTTTCAGGATCAATATTGTCATCGGCACGTGGAATATAATAGTATGTATGTCAATTTGTATAAAGAActggtaaaataatatattgtatttagtgATGGGAAAAATAGGCTataattcaacaaaaaaagCTGAACTGACTGAAGCTGACAATTGACATTCTAATGTAAGTATGTAATCTCAAAACACATTTagttaataagtaggtacctatttattgatataagaaatataaatatttttaaatatcatcaaattattgtattgcAGAAAAATTATGATGCCATCTAGCAGTTTTCATGTAAACTTCTTCATAACGATGATGGAGCGCTGCACGTGTAGATCATTTAAACGGTATTGTATTCAGTAGTGTTCCACTCTTACGTAAGATGTCGTTACTAATGAAAAAGAACTTGTGCTGGCCCCACACTATCGCAGACggcaaactttggcggatttgGTATACCTAAATTGCTAGTTTTTGaatgcggtaaataaaagcatccaaactatgcaatgtatGTACATGCATTCGCTCAGAATCTTTGAtcatgtacctttctaatggtgaaagaaaatTCGGAgatacccgcctcaaacatacaaactcacaaacgcttacctctttataataatagtatagattgactactattatatatgttataaattcgaaaaaaaatgataatgatgCTGATAATACTATAATACCTACCGACATCAACTGCACAAAAGTGATGCTCACACAGAGTCAgggataatttatatttcctgTAGTGTTTTTCCCAGTCCATAAgctaagaatattttaaaactatggCAAAAGAGATAATCGGAGCTGTTaaatagcaatattttaaatgaaccTTTAGTcatgatttaataataaaaataggagGCAATTATCTGGGTGAAATTTGCAGCAATTTGAATCAGGAATCCAAAAATATGATTCCAGTTAGAGCGTGTTTCCATTAAtcagtgggcgaagtgcgggttagtgaaccaatcacattacgccattatgacgcaacgacaatcacacggcaatgtcattggttcgctgcgtttcacttcgaatcgattcgatggtgcgaagtgaaatgctaacccgcactaaACATTCAGTTGCGCTGCGACGTCCCACGTCATGTTGAAATCCGTCGTGTCATAGCAAaagaacgtagaaattgtatgaagtttcgaggCATAGCAACgcatataaatgttaaaatctatagaaaacaacagaGCACTACTGAGTTACAATTACAACGTACTGCGTCGttgcaacggagcacgactgagcaatgggaacaCGCCCTTAGACTCTTCACGGCGGTAACCAATACGGGTCAGAGTGagctaaaaaaaaatgaaaagcaCGTgcaagaaatttataaaaccaaCATCTGCGAAATCGGATTTTTTACCACAATTTCTTTGCCCCGCGCTCTGGTAAAAAATGCTTGGCCCTTGTTTTTTATAGACCACATATCGAATGTGAGCTCACGTATGAGTACTATGATAAAGTCCTATACAGGGTGTCTTGTATGGGgtagttaattatttaaatttataaaaaattaaaatattccatcGATACATAtttctcatcaaaatttttgaTGTAATGTAAGATTGTTTAGTAACttcttttaatttcttattctataaattaaattatcaaaatcctattctaatttcgtaaaaagtaaaatgaaattgattttatcGTAAGGCATATACCTGACtgaaaattttctatttatatactgtacgaacgaataaatatatatttaattgtggCGGCTGgttataaaatcttttcttATGATATAGGAATCTTGAcattttttaggttatttttttaactgaaGGTTTTTCTTCCAATCATAACTTTATTGAAAGGCAGTTTTTCAATA is drawn from Plodia interpunctella isolate USDA-ARS_2022_Savannah chromosome 24, ilPloInte3.2, whole genome shotgun sequence and contains these coding sequences:
- the LOC128680409 gene encoding carboxypeptidase N subunit 2-like: MSRWVILLISVLFSTRVTAKLSCSRTGERDIVCTAGGTNYILERGLVSDQNGITGIHLHSCRITQIKIESFKGLPSLEYLDLSHNFISNLDLGVLDEMHDMRALNLSHNSIKSLPLGLFDQVPNLEVLDLKANDLKRLQKTIFAPLTKIRHLDLSSSILIGGETSVDIFENNKVIKFLDLSRNDMSDAPENLLRTFTQIDFLNLDRCFLNEVPSFAIKINLRTMKHLILSTNQITKLDDPKTFFNLDNLEILNLAENAIESISDNIFKPLKKLKFIALRNNNLRTIPDTLFKNMPKLVVVYLQNNLLESLPVNAFKSSGVKTLNVGGNKITYLVDNFCLELKNSGTSLRKFMFTNNPWQCPCLLDVLAELNRMGIEYNPDKFDGKHKVCVFQDQYCHRHVEYNSMYVNLYKELVK
- the LOC128680416 gene encoding uncharacterized protein LOC128680416; protein product: MSKLSVTKFSKKAGSPFHKPKDSQEDIVVVHEEIQKTHKETQKEMQNELLQKVNKKTAEYQAHKPSSGVFTEVVTHGAFTSKNNKEQPKLETSSTPAKAVNGNNGSKLLGFPSSANDLALDAKTDLESDPNISKEVKEMVIEKLFALASMVQHMYESKVRVMTEYEKFKDTHLKNEIRREKEHSEQLYKINMNFQNEVIQSMQRLRSELDISRNVTKDIEENSTSSGRKDSSIEFSAAEDNQHSQMKINNNVEENEYKTDYENTDNVTNLNVA